Proteins from a genomic interval of Oceanispirochaeta crateris:
- a CDS encoding [Fe-Fe] hydrogenase large subunit C-terminal domain-containing protein, producing MKLNPIYTEITECQDCYKCIRHCPVKSIKVEDGHAKILVDDCILCGNCYLMCPVGAKRIRNDLPRAQRALEDHEKVILSLAPSFAGEFPGISEKTLIRAIKDLGFWAVSETAIGAQEVSRHTNAVLQKADHGVFISSACPTMVEYIHKHKPQYSSSIIDHLSPLLTHCQMLKELYGEDCIIVFAGPCISKKREADLREDLLHTAITFNDLKSWFAQNQIDLSSLSGSDEESFVPQFSYDGASYPLEGGMIRSLKLQKTILKDNQMLSFTNVHSMGGVLNNLEVLGQKEPLFLELLACEGGCINGPGCAKHSGTAVKEKILMDYATSRKEQVPLYKSCTSIQYDRKINAVKVVSHDELEIRKALRNIGKYDSGDEKNCGACGYSTCRDYARAFLDGRAEKDMCVSYLRTLSEKKADALIRSMPSGVVIVDAEMKIIQCNRAFATLIGEETLAAFEAKPGLKGASLSKILPFTSLFQGVLSEEGVLTDQTFHLENKVFTGSVFTIEKDQAVGAIFQDVTLPWVQKDQVIKQARKVMENSISTVQQIAFLLGENAAQSEVMLNSIITSFSSESNRDSDD from the coding sequence ATGAAACTCAACCCTATCTATACAGAAATTACAGAGTGCCAGGATTGCTATAAATGCATCCGTCATTGCCCGGTGAAAAGCATAAAAGTGGAAGACGGCCATGCTAAAATTCTCGTGGATGATTGTATTCTCTGCGGGAATTGTTACCTCATGTGTCCTGTCGGGGCAAAGCGGATACGTAATGATCTGCCCAGGGCCCAACGGGCCTTGGAAGATCATGAAAAAGTCATCCTTTCTTTGGCTCCCTCTTTTGCTGGGGAGTTTCCCGGTATTTCTGAAAAGACTCTTATCCGGGCGATAAAGGACCTGGGGTTTTGGGCGGTTTCTGAAACGGCTATAGGGGCTCAGGAAGTGAGCCGGCATACCAATGCGGTGTTGCAGAAGGCAGACCATGGCGTTTTCATTTCGTCCGCTTGTCCCACCATGGTGGAGTATATTCATAAGCATAAACCCCAATATTCATCATCGATCATTGATCATCTTTCGCCTTTGCTCACTCACTGTCAGATGTTGAAGGAGCTCTATGGCGAGGATTGTATTATTGTTTTTGCCGGTCCCTGCATTTCCAAAAAAAGAGAAGCCGATCTTAGAGAAGACTTACTGCATACGGCTATAACCTTCAATGATTTGAAAAGCTGGTTTGCCCAGAATCAAATTGATCTCTCCTCGTTATCCGGTAGTGATGAGGAGAGTTTTGTCCCTCAGTTTTCCTATGACGGAGCCTCATATCCACTAGAAGGGGGTATGATCCGCAGTTTGAAGCTGCAGAAGACCATCCTCAAGGATAATCAGATGCTGAGCTTTACAAATGTTCATTCCATGGGAGGAGTCCTGAACAACCTAGAAGTGCTGGGGCAGAAGGAACCTCTGTTCCTTGAGCTTTTGGCCTGTGAAGGAGGGTGCATCAATGGCCCGGGCTGTGCTAAACATTCGGGAACAGCTGTGAAAGAGAAAATCCTTATGGATTATGCCACAAGCCGCAAAGAACAGGTCCCCCTCTATAAGTCCTGCACCAGTATCCAGTACGACCGGAAAATTAATGCAGTGAAGGTCGTATCCCATGATGAACTGGAAATCAGGAAAGCCCTGAGAAATATCGGTAAATACGATAGTGGAGACGAGAAAAATTGTGGAGCCTGCGGATATTCGACCTGCCGGGATTATGCCAGAGCCTTTCTGGATGGACGGGCCGAGAAAGATATGTGCGTCAGTTATCTCAGGACACTATCCGAAAAGAAGGCGGATGCTCTGATCAGATCCATGCCTTCCGGTGTAGTCATTGTGGATGCCGAGATGAAGATCATTCAGTGTAATAGAGCCTTTGCCACATTGATTGGTGAAGAGACTCTGGCTGCTTTTGAGGCAAAACCCGGTTTGAAGGGGGCTTCTTTATCAAAGATACTTCCTTTTACATCCCTGTTTCAGGGGGTTCTCTCCGAAGAAGGAGTCTTAACCGATCAGACATTTCATTTGGAGAACAAGGTTTTTACAGGTTCGGTATTCACCATCGAAAAGGATCAGGCCGTGGGGGCTATTTTTCAAGATGTCACTCTTCCCTGGGTTCAAAAAGATCAGGTCATTAAACAGGCCCGCAAGGTTATGGAAAACAGCATCTCCACGGTGCAGCAGATTGCCTTTCTATTGGGAGAGAATGCTGCTCAGAGTGAAGTCATGCTGAACTCCATCATCACCTCATTTAGTTCTGAATCAAACAGGGACTCTGATGATTAA
- a CDS encoding SpoIIE family protein phosphatase yields MIKTFFDVGYFQITKKGESAPGDAFLTQKAQGRQRVISVLSDGLGSGIRANVLSTLTATMALRSIENNLPPLKTAELISRTLPVCSIRKISYSTFTIVDVDEHGLVQIAEYDNPHFVLIRDGQIEEPESESFSFKTVNTKRNIIRCSSFQAVSGDRLVFFSDGVTQSGLGMKETPLGWGDAGARQFLLTTLVSHPEYSSSQLSKALVRESLKHDVYSPKDDITCGSLYFRNPRQLMIATGPPYDRERDKHLAGMISGFDGTTIISGGTTANIIARELGRNLTLDLGSQTDTIPPCSTMEGVDLVTEGIITMSRVHEYLEKRLEPVGGKGDPAERIVKEMINSDVIHFMVGTRINEAHQDPNMPVALEIRRNLIISIANTLEKLYFKEVLINYI; encoded by the coding sequence ATGATTAAGACTTTTTTTGACGTTGGATATTTTCAGATTACGAAGAAGGGTGAGTCGGCTCCCGGGGATGCCTTTCTGACTCAGAAGGCGCAGGGAAGGCAGAGGGTTATCTCTGTGCTCTCCGATGGTCTTGGAAGCGGTATCCGGGCCAATGTCCTTTCAACACTCACGGCGACCATGGCTCTGCGGTCTATCGAAAACAACCTGCCTCCCTTAAAAACAGCGGAACTCATATCCAGAACTCTTCCCGTTTGCAGTATCCGGAAAATCAGCTATTCCACCTTTACGATTGTGGATGTTGACGAACATGGTCTGGTTCAGATTGCCGAATATGACAACCCCCACTTTGTCCTGATACGGGATGGACAAATCGAAGAACCGGAATCTGAGAGCTTCAGCTTCAAGACAGTCAATACAAAACGGAATATCATCCGCTGCTCAAGCTTTCAGGCTGTCAGCGGAGATCGGCTTGTTTTTTTCTCCGATGGTGTGACCCAGTCGGGATTGGGTATGAAAGAGACTCCATTGGGATGGGGAGATGCGGGCGCCCGGCAGTTTCTATTGACGACACTTGTCTCACATCCGGAGTACTCCTCATCTCAGCTTTCAAAAGCCCTGGTTCGTGAAAGTTTGAAACACGATGTCTATTCTCCTAAGGATGATATAACCTGCGGATCTCTCTACTTCAGAAATCCCCGGCAGTTGATGATTGCAACCGGCCCTCCCTATGATCGTGAACGGGATAAACATTTAGCCGGGATGATCAGTGGTTTTGATGGAACGACAATCATTTCCGGAGGAACCACGGCAAACATTATTGCCCGGGAACTGGGGCGGAACCTCACCTTGGATTTGGGAAGCCAGACCGATACAATTCCCCCCTGTTCCACCATGGAAGGGGTCGATCTGGTAACCGAAGGTATTATCACCATGAGTCGGGTGCATGAGTACCTCGAAAAAAGGTTAGAACCCGTTGGCGGGAAGGGTGATCCTGCAGAACGCATTGTGAAAGAGATGATCAATTCAGATGTGATTCATTTTATGGTTGGTACCCGAATCAATGAAGCACACCAGGATCCCAATATGCCGGTGGCTCTGGAAATCCGGCGTAACTTGATCATCAGTATTGCAAACACCCTTGAAAAACTCTATTTCAAAGAAGTTCTCATCAATTATATCTGA
- a CDS encoding (2Fe-2S) ferredoxin domain-containing protein, with product MKSPKTITICMGSSCFSRGNNQNLKIIQEIISGYEGIDVQLSGALCQEQCSKGPVLYLGDTMFSCVDSSEIADLVETYINS from the coding sequence AGTCCAAAGACAATCACCATTTGCATGGGAAGTTCCTGTTTCTCCCGGGGAAATAATCAAAACCTGAAAATTATTCAGGAGATCATCAGCGGGTATGAGGGGATTGACGTACAGCTTTCTGGAGCTCTCTGTCAAGAACAGTGCAGTAAAGGGCCCGTCCTTTATCTGGGAGACACAATGTTCAGCTGTGTAGACAGTTCTGAAATCGCCGATCTGGTGGAAACATATATCAACTCATAA